From a single Nostoc edaphicum CCNP1411 genomic region:
- the ileS gene encoding isoleucine--tRNA ligase: MTESGSYKDTVNLPKTNFDMRANAIKREPEIQKFWEENKIYDRLSKNNPGELFILHDGPPYANGSLHIGHALNKILKDIINRYQLLKGRKVRYVPGWDCHGLPIELKVLQNMKSAERQNLTPLQLRQKAKEFGLATVDDQRQNFKRYGIWGDWEHPYLTLKPEYEAAQIGVFGQMFLKGYIYRGLKPVHWSPSSKTALAEAELEYPEGHVSRSIYAAFAITSLAEAVKPLLAEYQSDLGVAIWTTTPWTIPGNLAVAVNADLNYAVVEVSHPEAETQCNFKYLIVAADLVERLSSTLGVELTVKATFKGSDLEHTTYRHPLFDRESPIVVGGDYITTESGTGLVHTAPGHGQEDYIVGQRYGLPILAPVDDNGNFTEEAGQFAGLNVLGDGNQAVIDALSAAGSLLKEEPYPHKYPYDWRTKKPTIFRATEQWFASVEGFREEALKAIATVKWIPAQGENRITPMVAERSDWCISRQRAWGVPIPVFYDEATGEPLLNEEIINHAQAIIAEKGSDAWWELSVEELLPESYRNNGKSYRRGTDTMDVWFDSGSSWASVVQQRTELRYPADIYLEGSDQHRGWFQSSLLTSVAVNDVAPYKTVLTHGFALDEQGRKMSKSEGNVVDPNTIIEGGKNQKVEPAYGADVLRLWVSSVDYSGDVRIGKNIIKQMNDVRGKIRNTARFLLGSLDDFDPEKDTVPFEELPELDRYMLHRIGKVFEEVTNAFDNFQFFRFFQTVQNFCVVDLSNFYLDVAKDRLYISAKDAFRRRSCQTVLKIALENLARAIAPVLCHTAEDIWQYLPYKTPYKSVFEAGWVQLDERWTRYPEEVEPWVIDQIMWREDIFWEKLRELRTEVNKVLEQARVEKLIGSSLEAKVLLYVNENLRASVTDLNRVNGNGVDELRYLFLTSQVELLDSAQGLQGLEYTAQTEDWTIAVVKADGQKCDRCWNYSTHVGESAEHPLICERCVAALAGEF, translated from the coding sequence GTGACCGAATCAGGAAGTTACAAAGATACTGTAAACCTACCCAAGACTAATTTTGATATGCGGGCAAACGCCATCAAGCGTGAGCCTGAAATCCAAAAATTTTGGGAAGAAAATAAAATTTACGATCGCCTCTCCAAAAATAACCCCGGCGAATTATTTATACTGCACGATGGGCCTCCCTACGCTAATGGCTCACTCCATATTGGTCATGCCTTAAATAAAATTCTCAAAGATATTATTAATCGCTACCAACTGCTAAAAGGGCGTAAGGTTCGCTACGTCCCTGGTTGGGATTGTCACGGTTTACCAATTGAGTTAAAAGTTTTGCAGAACATGAAGTCAGCAGAACGGCAAAACTTAACGCCTTTACAACTCCGGCAAAAAGCGAAAGAATTTGGTCTAGCGACGGTAGATGACCAACGCCAAAATTTTAAACGTTACGGTATTTGGGGTGATTGGGAACATCCTTATCTCACTCTGAAGCCGGAATATGAAGCGGCTCAAATTGGTGTGTTTGGTCAGATGTTCTTAAAAGGTTACATCTATCGAGGTTTGAAGCCGGTTCACTGGAGTCCGAGTTCTAAAACCGCTTTGGCTGAAGCTGAGTTGGAATATCCTGAAGGTCACGTTTCCCGCAGTATCTATGCAGCTTTTGCAATCACAAGTTTGGCGGAAGCTGTAAAACCACTGTTGGCGGAATATCAGTCAGATTTGGGTGTGGCTATCTGGACAACCACACCTTGGACGATTCCGGGGAATTTGGCTGTAGCGGTGAATGCAGATTTGAACTATGCAGTGGTGGAAGTTTCACATCCAGAGGCCGAAACGCAGTGTAATTTCAAATACCTAATCGTTGCTGCTGATTTAGTAGAACGTTTATCTTCAACGTTGGGAGTTGAGTTAACTGTAAAAGCCACGTTCAAAGGGAGTGACTTAGAACATACTACTTACCGTCATCCTCTATTTGACCGCGAAAGTCCGATTGTTGTAGGCGGTGATTACATTACAACTGAGTCGGGTACTGGGTTAGTACATACCGCACCCGGTCATGGTCAAGAAGATTACATTGTTGGTCAGCGTTACGGTTTGCCCATCCTTGCACCAGTGGATGACAACGGCAATTTTACCGAAGAAGCGGGACAATTTGCGGGGTTGAATGTGCTGGGTGATGGAAATCAGGCGGTGATTGATGCCTTAAGTGCGGCTGGTTCCTTGTTGAAAGAAGAACCATACCCTCACAAATATCCTTATGATTGGCGGACGAAGAAACCGACGATTTTCCGCGCTACTGAACAATGGTTTGCTTCGGTGGAAGGATTTAGAGAAGAAGCACTAAAGGCGATCGCCACGGTAAAATGGATTCCAGCCCAAGGTGAAAATCGCATCACGCCAATGGTGGCGGAACGTTCCGATTGGTGTATCTCTCGTCAACGCGCTTGGGGTGTACCCATTCCCGTTTTCTACGATGAAGCTACTGGAGAACCACTGCTGAATGAAGAAATAATCAACCACGCCCAAGCAATTATCGCCGAGAAAGGTTCTGATGCTTGGTGGGAATTATCCGTTGAGGAGTTATTACCCGAATCCTATCGTAATAATGGTAAGTCTTACCGCAGAGGTACAGACACAATGGATGTATGGTTTGATTCTGGCTCATCTTGGGCATCTGTCGTCCAACAACGTACAGAGTTACGCTACCCGGCTGATATATATTTGGAAGGTTCCGACCAACATCGCGGTTGGTTTCAGTCAAGCTTGCTCACCAGTGTAGCAGTGAATGACGTTGCGCCTTACAAAACTGTACTAACTCACGGCTTCGCTTTGGACGAACAGGGCCGGAAAATGAGCAAGTCAGAAGGAAATGTGGTTGACCCAAATACAATCATTGAAGGTGGGAAAAATCAAAAAGTAGAACCAGCTTACGGTGCAGATGTATTGCGATTGTGGGTATCATCGGTTGATTACTCTGGCGATGTCCGGATTGGCAAAAACATCATCAAGCAAATGAATGATGTTAGAGGTAAGATTCGCAATACGGCGCGGTTTTTGTTGGGTAGCTTGGATGATTTTGACCCGGAAAAAGATACAGTTCCTTTTGAGGAATTGCCAGAACTTGACCGTTATATGCTGCACCGCATCGGCAAAGTATTTGAGGAAGTCACCAACGCCTTTGATAATTTCCAATTCTTCCGCTTTTTCCAAACAGTGCAAAATTTCTGCGTGGTGGATTTATCCAACTTTTATTTAGATGTGGCCAAAGATAGGCTGTATATCAGTGCAAAAGATGCTTTCCGCCGTCGCAGTTGTCAAACGGTGCTGAAGATAGCTTTAGAAAATTTAGCACGAGCGATCGCACCAGTGTTATGCCACACTGCGGAAGATATTTGGCAATATCTCCCTTACAAAACACCTTACAAATCGGTGTTTGAAGCCGGTTGGGTGCAGCTAGATGAACGCTGGACAAGATATCCAGAGGAAGTAGAACCTTGGGTAATAGACCAAATAATGTGGCGGGAAGACATCTTCTGGGAAAAACTGCGGGAACTTCGCACTGAGGTTAATAAGGTCTTAGAACAAGCGAGGGTAGAAAAACTGATTGGTTCTTCCTTAGAAGCAAAAGTCTTGCTTTATGTAAACGAAAATTTACGTGCTAGTGTCACAGATTTAAATCGTGTCAACGGTAATGGTGTAGATGAACTCCGTTATTTGTTCCTAACTTCCCAAGTGGAATTATTAGATTCTGCTCAAGGGTTGCAAGGATTAGAATATACAGCGCAGACAGAAGACTGGACAATTGCTGTAGTGAAAGCAGATGGGCAAAAGTGCGATCGCTGTTGGAACTACTCCACCCACGTGGGAGAATCAGCAGAACATCCCCTAATTTGCGAAAGATGCGTTGCAGCATTAGCCGGAGAGTTCTAA
- a CDS encoding cyclic nucleotide-binding domain-containing protein, with product MLSPVVTVSIFQKQPDPKGFSAGEVIFEEGQPGNEMYGIIEGEVDIVVNGKVVETIETGEVFGIGVLVGVPNRAYTAIAKVDAKLGFLDEKKFLFAVQETPVFALKVMKSHSERLSRLHRLL from the coding sequence ATGCTAAGTCCTGTAGTAACAGTCAGTATCTTTCAAAAACAACCCGACCCTAAAGGATTTTCAGCAGGTGAAGTCATCTTTGAAGAAGGACAGCCTGGTAATGAAATGTACGGCATTATCGAAGGAGAAGTGGATATAGTAGTCAATGGCAAGGTTGTAGAAACCATTGAGACAGGCGAAGTTTTTGGTATTGGGGTACTTGTAGGAGTTCCAAATAGAGCTTACACAGCTATTGCAAAGGTGGATGCTAAACTGGGTTTTCTTGATGAGAAAAAGTTTCTCTTTGCCGTTCAGGAAACACCAGTGTTTGCCTTAAAGGTGATGAAAAGTCACTCAGAGCGTCTGAGTCGCTTGCATCGTCTGCTCTAA
- a CDS encoding Lin0512 family protein has translation MARKRLIIEMGMGIDQHGQEPTVAASRAVRNAIAHNALPGVWEVAGLSHPNEMIIEVQVAVPYPEQVREEEVLAVLPFGRKTLTVESGGMIVQGRAIPELNDKNDEMLIAIAAVTVMIEN, from the coding sequence ATGGCACGTAAACGGTTGATTATCGAGATGGGCATGGGAATAGATCAGCATGGACAAGAACCAACAGTAGCAGCATCTAGGGCAGTACGAAACGCGATCGCTCACAATGCTTTACCTGGTGTTTGGGAAGTAGCAGGCTTAAGTCACCCCAATGAAATGATTATAGAGGTTCAGGTAGCAGTACCATATCCAGAACAAGTTAGAGAAGAAGAGGTACTAGCTGTACTACCATTTGGTCGGAAAACTCTTACCGTAGAATCTGGGGGGATGATAGTTCAAGGGCGGGCGATTCCCGAACTCAACGATAAGAATGACGAAATGTTAATTGCGATCGCAGCTGTTACAGTTATGATCGAAAATTAA
- a CDS encoding radical SAM protein, whose translation MYTISNNKIDTGRYCEINVVHHCNLSCRGCTHLSPTVPKYIADPEKIYKDLSILSKSYIPRGVKLVGGEPLLHPNIIEVIEAVRASGITKFVKMVTNGHLLSKASDLFWEKIDAIEISLYPSKPINPETLKILKQKAKDSKTILESYYWDDFRESYSELGTENTELVQKIYSTCAIAHVWRCHTVSEGYLYKCPQSVFIPKVIQKENLQNDGIKITDSGDFFEQLLAYLNSEKPLGSCSHCLGCVGKRFNHEQVNPKLWRSPQQFTSEELVDLDYLSFVEKQPSKAKGSHREVSFPEKITSITTKLLNNYRK comes from the coding sequence ATGTACACGATATCAAATAATAAAATTGATACAGGAAGATATTGTGAAATTAATGTAGTTCACCATTGTAATTTATCATGCCGTGGTTGTACCCATTTATCCCCAACTGTTCCCAAATATATTGCTGATCCAGAAAAGATATACAAGGATCTTTCTATTTTATCCAAATCATATATTCCAAGAGGAGTTAAATTAGTCGGGGGAGAACCTTTACTACATCCGAATATAATTGAAGTAATTGAAGCAGTTCGTGCATCAGGCATAACTAAGTTTGTTAAAATGGTAACGAATGGTCATTTACTTTCAAAAGCATCGGATTTGTTTTGGGAAAAAATTGATGCTATCGAAATTTCCCTTTATCCAAGTAAACCCATAAATCCTGAAACTTTAAAAATATTAAAACAAAAAGCTAAAGACTCTAAAACAATTTTAGAGTCTTATTATTGGGATGACTTCCGCGAATCTTATTCCGAATTAGGGACGGAAAATACAGAATTAGTCCAAAAAATTTATTCAACTTGTGCTATAGCTCATGTTTGGCGATGTCATACTGTCTCAGAAGGATATCTTTATAAATGCCCCCAATCTGTGTTTATTCCGAAAGTTATTCAAAAAGAAAATCTCCAAAATGACGGAATTAAAATTACTGACTCTGGAGATTTTTTTGAACAGTTATTAGCTTACTTAAATTCGGAAAAACCTTTAGGATCTTGTTCTCATTGCTTAGGTTGTGTAGGAAAAAGATTTAACCATGAGCAAGTGAATCCTAAGCTATGGCGCTCTCCGCAACAGTTTACATCTGAAGAACTTGTTGATTTAGATTATTTAAGCTTTGTGGAAAAACAACCATCTAAAGCAAAAGGATCTCACAGGGAAGTTTCTTTCCCGGAAAAAATTACTAGTATAACAACTAAGCTATTGAATAATTATCGCAAGTAA